One stretch of Pseudomonas sp. NC02 DNA includes these proteins:
- the pqqD gene encoding pyrroloquinoline quinone biosynthesis peptide chaperone PqqD translates to MSFDRSKKPTWRQGYRFQYEPAQKGHVLLYPEGMIKLNDSAALIGGLIDGERDVSAIIAELDKQFPGVPELGEDIEQFMEVARAQHWIELA, encoded by the coding sequence ATGAGCTTCGATCGCAGCAAAAAACCGACCTGGCGCCAGGGCTATCGTTTCCAGTACGAACCGGCGCAAAAAGGCCATGTGCTGCTGTACCCGGAAGGCATGATCAAGCTCAACGACAGCGCCGCCTTGATCGGTGGCTTGATCGACGGCGAGCGCGATGTCAGCGCAATCATCGCCGAGTTGGACAAGCAGTTCCCTGGCGTGCCCGAGCTCGGTGAAGACATCGAGCAATTCATGGAGGTTGCCCGTGCTCAGCACTGGATCGAACTTGCCTGA
- a CDS encoding LysR family transcriptional regulator: MDFKQLRYFVAVYEEGHVGRAAERLSISQPALSQQIRQLEQNLDVSLFERSSKRLLPTLAAHTLYNHALPLLDGMQHAVEALRNFKGQALRTLAIGVLQTVHTSLVPQMLERVRKAQPHLVVQIYELTGMEIERRLLNGSLDIGISYLPPRQPGLHGVLLYEDELKVVIPADHPLREFKKVSLKQAAELPMLLLGEEFQVRQIWQGQLANLGRRPQVQAELNTMAGILDSLPHTKLATVLPGRSQDEHNSKALLWKPLSEPRVPLKVGLVCRDVQRQQATLELLRTLLEDVMNAPA; the protein is encoded by the coding sequence ATGGATTTCAAGCAACTGCGTTATTTCGTCGCGGTGTACGAAGAAGGCCATGTGGGGCGGGCAGCGGAGCGCCTGTCGATCTCCCAGCCAGCCTTGTCGCAGCAGATTCGCCAGCTCGAGCAAAACCTTGATGTGAGCCTGTTCGAACGCAGCAGCAAGCGCCTGCTGCCGACCCTCGCCGCCCACACTTTGTATAACCACGCCCTGCCCTTGCTCGACGGTATGCAGCACGCGGTGGAAGCACTGCGCAACTTCAAGGGCCAGGCACTGCGCACCTTGGCGATCGGCGTGCTGCAAACCGTGCACACCAGCCTGGTGCCGCAGATGCTCGAACGAGTGCGCAAGGCCCAGCCGCACCTGGTCGTACAGATCTACGAGCTGACCGGGATGGAAATCGAACGCCGGCTGCTCAACGGCTCGCTGGATATCGGCATCAGCTACCTGCCGCCACGCCAGCCGGGGCTGCACGGCGTGCTGCTGTATGAAGATGAACTGAAGGTGGTCATCCCGGCTGATCACCCGCTGCGGGAATTCAAGAAAGTCTCCCTGAAGCAAGCCGCCGAGTTACCCATGTTGCTGCTGGGGGAAGAGTTTCAGGTGCGCCAGATATGGCAAGGTCAATTGGCCAACCTGGGCCGACGCCCGCAAGTGCAGGCCGAGTTGAATACGATGGCGGGGATTCTCGACAGCCTGCCCCACACCAAGCTGGCGACGGTGCTTCCCGGACGCTCCCAGGATGAACACAACAGCAAGGCGTTGCTGTGGAAACCCTTGAGCGAACCACGGGTGCCGTTGAAAGTGGGGTTGGTGTGCCGGGATGTGCAGCGCCAGCAGGCGACGCTGGAATTGTTGCGCACGCTGCTGGAAGACGTGATGAACGCGCCCGCCTGA
- the pqqA gene encoding pyrroloquinoline quinone precursor peptide PqqA yields the protein MTWSKPAYTDLRIGFEVTMYFASR from the coding sequence ATGACTTGGTCCAAACCTGCTTACACTGATCTGCGTATCGGCTTTGAAGTCACCATGTACTTTGCCAGCCGCTGA
- a CDS encoding aspartate aminotransferase family protein, producing MNLFNLRRPAPSLDDLILEAKTPALRDDLSSDCLMPSVARPPQVFVRGQGSWLWDSEDRAYLDFSQGGGANSLGHSPQAVTKALADQAQSLINPGNSLHNRVQLNLADRLCHRTGSDQAYLLNSGAEACEAAIKLARKWGQLHRGGAYRIITASNGCHGRSFAAMSASAAASENRFEPQLPGFSHVPFNDLPALHAAVDAQTVAIMLEPIQNDAGVIPATEHYLKGVERLCRELGILLILDEVQTGTGRCGTLLAEQHYGVRADIITLGKGLGGGVPLAALLARGKACCFELGELEGTHHGNALMASAGVAVLDTVLNHGFLEHVCEVGTYLGEGLARLAHRYDQGELRGQGLMWGLTLSEDSADAVVNAALSEGLILSAPQPDCLRFTPALTLSKSNVDEMLLRLARTFSRVRTAQLQCRKGIAV from the coding sequence ATGAACCTGTTCAACCTGCGTCGCCCCGCCCCCAGCCTGGATGATCTGATCCTCGAGGCGAAGACCCCGGCTCTGCGAGACGATCTTTCCAGCGATTGCCTGATGCCCAGCGTGGCCCGCCCGCCCCAGGTGTTCGTACGCGGCCAGGGCTCCTGGCTGTGGGACAGCGAAGACCGCGCCTATCTCGACTTCAGCCAGGGTGGCGGCGCCAACAGCCTGGGCCATAGCCCACAGGCAGTGACCAAGGCGCTGGCCGATCAGGCCCAATCGCTGATCAATCCCGGTAACAGCCTGCACAACCGCGTTCAACTGAACCTCGCCGACCGCCTGTGCCATCGCACCGGCAGCGACCAGGCCTACCTGCTCAACAGCGGCGCCGAAGCCTGCGAAGCGGCTATCAAGCTGGCGCGCAAATGGGGCCAACTGCACCGTGGCGGCGCCTATCGCATCATCACCGCGAGCAATGGTTGCCATGGCCGCAGCTTTGCCGCGATGTCAGCCTCGGCAGCCGCCAGTGAAAACCGTTTTGAGCCCCAGTTGCCGGGATTCAGCCACGTGCCGTTCAACGACCTGCCGGCGCTGCACGCGGCGGTGGATGCGCAAACCGTGGCAATCATGCTGGAACCGATCCAGAACGATGCCGGCGTCATTCCCGCGACCGAGCATTACCTCAAGGGTGTCGAACGTCTGTGCCGTGAGCTGGGAATTCTGTTGATCCTTGATGAAGTGCAAACCGGCACCGGCCGTTGTGGCACGTTGCTCGCCGAACAGCACTATGGCGTTCGCGCCGACATCATCACCCTGGGCAAGGGCTTGGGGGGCGGTGTGCCGCTGGCGGCGTTGCTGGCACGGGGCAAAGCGTGTTGTTTTGAGCTGGGTGAGCTGGAAGGCACCCACCACGGCAACGCGCTGATGGCTTCCGCCGGTGTGGCGGTGCTTGATACGGTGCTGAACCACGGATTTCTTGAACACGTCTGCGAGGTCGGCACTTACCTGGGTGAAGGGCTTGCCCGCCTGGCGCATCGCTATGACCAGGGTGAACTGCGCGGCCAGGGCCTGATGTGGGGACTGACTCTGTCGGAGGATTCGGCAGATGCGGTGGTAAACGCCGCGCTCAGTGAAGGCCTGATCCTGAGCGCGCCGCAACCCGATTGCCTGCGCTTCACCCCGGCGCTCACATTGAGCAAAAGCAACGTCGACGAAATGCTCCTGCGTCTGGCCCGTACCTTCTCCCGGGTGCGCACTGCACAGCTGCAATGCCGCAAGGGCATTGCCGTTTAA
- the pqqE gene encoding pyrroloquinoline quinone biosynthesis protein PqqE, with product MPDLPPKPEIGLPLWLLAELTYRCPLQCPYCSNPLDFAEQGKELSTEQWIKVFREAREMGAAQLGFSGGEPLVRQDLAELIAEARKLGFYTNLITSGIGLTEQKISDFKKAGLDHIQISFQASDEQVNNLLAGSKKAFAQKLEMARAVKAHGYPMVLNFVTHRHNIDKIDRIIELCIALEADFVELATCQFYGWAQLNRVGLLPTQEQLVRAERITNEYRAKLEAEGHPCKLIFVTPDYYEERPKACMNGWGSIFLTVTPDGTALPCHGARQMPVQFPNVRDHSMQHIWYDSFGFNRFRGYDWMPEPCRSCDEKEKDFGGCRCQAFMLTGDASNADPVCSKSEHHGMILQAREEAEHATQTIEQLAFRNERNSRLIAKG from the coding sequence TTGCCTGACCTGCCACCCAAGCCGGAAATCGGCCTGCCGCTCTGGTTGCTGGCCGAGCTGACCTACCGCTGCCCGCTGCAATGCCCGTACTGCTCCAATCCGCTGGATTTTGCCGAGCAGGGCAAGGAACTGAGCACGGAACAGTGGATCAAGGTATTTCGTGAAGCCCGGGAAATGGGCGCTGCGCAACTGGGGTTTTCCGGCGGTGAGCCGCTGGTGCGCCAGGACCTCGCCGAACTGATCGCCGAGGCGCGCAAGCTGGGTTTCTATACCAACCTGATCACCTCCGGCATCGGCCTCACCGAGCAGAAGATCAGCGACTTCAAGAAGGCCGGCCTGGACCATATCCAGATCAGTTTCCAGGCCAGTGACGAGCAAGTGAACAACTTGCTGGCCGGCTCGAAAAAAGCCTTCGCACAAAAACTCGAAATGGCCCGGGCAGTGAAAGCCCATGGCTACCCGATGGTGCTGAACTTCGTCACCCATCGGCACAATATCGACAAGATCGACCGCATCATTGAGCTGTGCATTGCCCTGGAAGCGGACTTTGTCGAGCTTGCCACCTGCCAGTTCTACGGCTGGGCCCAGCTCAATCGGGTCGGCCTGTTGCCGACCCAGGAACAGCTGGTGCGCGCCGAACGCATCACCAACGAATACCGCGCCAAGCTCGAAGCCGAAGGCCACCCGTGCAAGCTGATATTCGTCACGCCGGATTACTACGAGGAACGCCCGAAAGCCTGCATGAATGGCTGGGGCAGCATCTTTCTGACAGTAACGCCGGACGGTACTGCCCTGCCGTGCCACGGAGCCCGACAGATGCCGGTGCAATTTCCCAATGTGCGCGACCACAGCATGCAACACATCTGGTACGACTCGTTTGGCTTCAACCGCTTTCGCGGCTACGACTGGATGCCCGAGCCGTGCCGTTCATGTGACGAGAAGGAAAAGGACTTCGGTGGGTGCCGCTGCCAGGCGTTCATGCTGACCGGGGATGCCAGCAATGCTGACCCGGTGTGCAGCAAATCGGAGCACCACGGCATGATCCTCCAGGCCCGCGAAGAAGCGGAGCACGCCACCCAGACCATTGAGCAACTGGCCTTTCGCAATGAGCGCAACTCACGGCTGATCGCGAAAGGCTGA
- a CDS encoding YqaE/Pmp3 family membrane protein yields MDIIRIIIAILLPPLGVFLQVGFAGAFWLNILLTLCGYIPGIVHAVYIIAKR; encoded by the coding sequence ATGGATATCATTCGCATCATCATCGCTATTCTGCTGCCGCCACTGGGTGTGTTCCTGCAAGTGGGTTTCGCTGGCGCGTTCTGGCTGAACATCCTGCTGACCTTGTGCGGTTACATTCCCGGCATCGTGCACGCGGTGTACATCATCGCCAAACGCTAA
- the pqqC gene encoding pyrroloquinoline-quinone synthase PqqC, translating into MTDTPLTTAEFEQALRAKGAFYHIHHPYHVAMYEGRATREQIQGWVANRFYYQVNIPLKDAAILANCPDREIRREWIQRLLDHDGAPGEDGGIEAWLRLGQAVGLDPDQLRSQELVLPGVRFAVDAYVNFARRASWQEAASSSLTELFAPQIHQSRLDSWPQHYPWIDPAGYEYFRTRLGQARRDVEHGLAITLQHYTTREGQERMLEILQFKLDILWSMLDAMSMAYELKRPPYHSVTDQRVWHKGITL; encoded by the coding sequence ATGACTGACACACCGCTGACCACCGCCGAGTTCGAACAGGCCCTGCGCGCCAAGGGCGCCTTCTACCATATCCATCACCCGTATCACGTGGCGATGTACGAAGGCCGCGCCACCCGCGAGCAGATCCAGGGCTGGGTCGCCAACCGTTTTTATTATCAGGTGAACATTCCCCTCAAGGACGCCGCGATCCTGGCCAACTGCCCGGACCGGGAGATTCGTCGTGAGTGGATCCAGCGCCTGCTGGATCACGACGGCGCTCCCGGCGAAGACGGCGGCATTGAAGCCTGGTTGCGCCTGGGACAGGCCGTCGGCCTCGACCCGGATCAACTGCGCTCCCAGGAATTGGTACTGCCGGGCGTACGATTTGCGGTAGACGCCTACGTCAACTTCGCCCGCCGGGCCAGCTGGCAGGAAGCCGCCAGCAGTTCCCTGACCGAGTTGTTCGCCCCGCAGATCCACCAGTCGCGCCTCGACAGCTGGCCCCAGCATTACCCATGGATCGACCCCGCCGGCTACGAGTATTTCCGCACCCGCCTGGGCCAGGCTCGCCGGGATGTGGAGCACGGTCTGGCCATCACCCTGCAGCACTACACCACCCGCGAAGGCCAGGAGCGCATGCTGGAAATTCTCCAGTTCAAACTGGACATTCTTTGGAGCATGCTCGATGCAATGAGCATGGCTTATGAACTGAAACGCCCGCCGTATCACAGCGTGACCGATCAGCGTGTATGGCATAAGGGGATCACCCTATGA
- a CDS encoding acyl-CoA dehydrogenase C-terminal domain-containing protein, which yields MADYKAPLRDMRFVLNEVFEVAKLWAQLPALAETVDAETVEAILEEAGKVTSKTVAPLSRGGDEEGCRWENGAVFTPAGFKDAYKTYAEGGWVGVGGDPAYGGMGMPKAVSAQVEEMINSSGLAFGLYPMLTSGACVSINTHASEELKATYLPNMYSGVWAGSMCLTEPHAGTDLGIIRTKAEPQADGSYKVSGTKIFITGGEHDLTENIIHLVLAKLPDAPAGPKGISLFLVPKFMVNADGSLGARNPVTCGSIEHKMGIQASATCVMNFDEAVGYLVGEPNRGLAAMFTMMNYERLGVGIQGLASGERSYQNAIEYARDRLQSRSPTGPKAKDKVADPIIVHPDVRRMLLTMKASNEGGRAFSTYVAMQLDTAKFSEDATARKRADDLVALLTPVAKAFLTDLGLETTVHGQQIFGGHGYIREWGQEQLVRDVRITQIYEGTNGIQALDLVGRKIVGSGGAFYKLFADEIRHFTATAGAELAEFTKPLNAAVDDLDELTAWLLDRAKSNPNEIGAASVEYLHAFGYMAYAYMWALMAKAALGKEAQEDFYASKLGTARFYFARLLPRIASLSASVKAGSESLFLLDEALF from the coding sequence ATGGCTGACTACAAAGCGCCGCTGCGCGATATGCGCTTCGTCCTCAACGAAGTTTTCGAGGTCGCCAAACTCTGGGCCCAACTGCCCGCGCTGGCAGAAACCGTCGACGCCGAGACCGTTGAGGCAATCCTCGAAGAAGCCGGCAAAGTCACCTCCAAGACCGTCGCCCCGCTCAGCCGCGGCGGCGACGAAGAAGGCTGCCGCTGGGAGAATGGCGCGGTCTTCACCCCGGCTGGCTTCAAGGACGCCTACAAAACCTACGCTGAAGGCGGTTGGGTAGGTGTTGGCGGCGACCCGGCGTACGGCGGCATGGGCATGCCCAAGGCAGTGTCGGCCCAGGTAGAAGAGATGATCAACTCCTCGGGCCTGGCCTTCGGCCTCTACCCGATGCTGACCTCCGGCGCCTGCGTGTCGATCAACACCCACGCCAGTGAAGAGCTCAAGGCCACTTATCTGCCGAATATGTACTCCGGCGTGTGGGCCGGTTCCATGTGCCTGACCGAACCTCATGCCGGCACTGACCTTGGGATAATTCGGACCAAGGCCGAGCCTCAGGCAGACGGTTCCTACAAGGTCAGCGGCACCAAGATCTTCATCACCGGTGGCGAGCACGACCTCACCGAGAACATCATCCACCTGGTGCTGGCCAAGCTGCCGGACGCACCGGCGGGTCCCAAGGGTATTTCGCTGTTCCTGGTGCCCAAGTTCATGGTCAATGCCGACGGCAGCCTGGGGGCGCGCAATCCGGTGACCTGCGGCTCCATCGAACACAAGATGGGCATCCAGGCGTCTGCGACCTGCGTGATGAACTTCGACGAAGCCGTGGGCTACCTGGTGGGCGAGCCGAACCGTGGCCTGGCCGCGATGTTCACCATGATGAACTACGAGCGCCTGGGTGTGGGCATCCAGGGCCTGGCCTCCGGTGAGCGCTCTTATCAGAACGCTATCGAATATGCGCGCGACCGCCTGCAAAGCCGTTCGCCAACCGGTCCGAAAGCCAAGGACAAGGTCGCTGACCCAATCATCGTCCACCCGGACGTGCGGCGCATGCTGCTGACTATGAAAGCCTCGAACGAAGGTGGCCGTGCGTTCTCCACCTATGTGGCGATGCAGCTCGACACCGCCAAGTTCAGCGAAGACGCCACCGCCCGCAAACGCGCGGACGATCTGGTTGCTCTGCTGACCCCGGTTGCCAAGGCGTTCCTGACCGACCTGGGCCTGGAAACCACCGTGCACGGCCAGCAGATTTTCGGCGGCCACGGCTACATTCGCGAATGGGGCCAGGAGCAACTGGTGCGTGATGTGCGCATCACCCAGATCTACGAAGGCACCAACGGCATTCAGGCCCTGGACCTGGTGGGACGCAAGATCGTCGGCAGCGGTGGGGCGTTCTACAAGCTGTTCGCTGATGAGATCCGCCATTTCACCGCCACTGCCGGCGCCGAACTGGCCGAATTCACCAAGCCGCTGAACGCGGCCGTGGATGACCTGGACGAACTGACCGCCTGGCTGCTGGACCGCGCCAAATCCAACCCGAATGAAATCGGCGCGGCATCCGTGGAATACCTGCACGCGTTCGGCTACATGGCTTATGCCTACATGTGGGCCCTGATGGCCAAGGCAGCTCTGGGTAAAGAGGCTCAGGAAGACTTCTACGCGAGCAAGCTGGGCACTGCGCGTTTCTACTTTGCGCGCTTGCTGCCGCGGATCGCGTCCCTCAGCGCCTCGGTAAAAGCCGGTAGCGAATCGCTGTTTTTGCTGGATGAAGCACTGTTTTAA
- the pqqB gene encoding pyrroloquinoline quinone biosynthesis protein PqqB produces MFVQILGSAAGGGFPQWNCNCVNCAGFRDGSLRAKARTQSSIAISDDGVNWVLCNASPDIRAQLQGFAPMQPGRALRDTGISAIILMDSQIDHTTGLLSLREGCPHQVWCTDMVHEDLSTGFPLFTMLTHWNGGLAWNRIELDASFTIPACPNLRFTPLPLRSAAPPYSPHRFDPHPGDNIGLIVEDLRTGGKLFYAPGLGKVDAPLLEIMAGSDCLLVDGTMWDDDEMQRRGVGTRTGREMGHLAQNGPGGMLEVLEQLPKQRKVLIHINNTNPILDEDSPERAELLRRNVEVAYDGMSIEL; encoded by the coding sequence ATGTTTGTCCAGATTCTAGGTTCCGCCGCGGGCGGTGGTTTCCCGCAATGGAACTGCAACTGCGTGAACTGCGCAGGTTTTCGTGACGGTAGCCTGCGGGCCAAGGCGCGTACCCAGTCGTCCATCGCGATTTCCGATGACGGCGTGAACTGGGTGCTGTGCAACGCGTCGCCAGACATTCGCGCCCAGCTTCAAGGGTTCGCCCCGATGCAACCCGGTCGCGCCCTGCGGGACACCGGCATCAGCGCGATCATCCTGATGGACAGCCAGATCGACCACACCACCGGCCTGCTCAGCCTGCGCGAAGGCTGCCCGCACCAGGTGTGGTGCACCGACATGGTCCATGAGGACCTGAGCACTGGCTTCCCGCTGTTCACCATGCTGACCCACTGGAATGGCGGCCTGGCCTGGAACCGCATCGAGCTGGACGCCAGCTTCACGATCCCCGCCTGCCCCAACCTGCGCTTCACACCATTGCCCCTGCGCAGCGCGGCACCGCCCTACTCACCTCACCGATTCGACCCACACCCGGGCGACAACATCGGCCTGATCGTCGAAGACCTGCGCACCGGCGGCAAGCTGTTCTATGCGCCGGGCCTGGGCAAGGTTGACGCACCGTTGCTGGAAATAATGGCCGGCAGCGATTGCCTGCTGGTGGACGGCACGATGTGGGACGACGACGAAATGCAGCGCCGTGGCGTCGGCACCCGCACCGGTCGCGAGATGGGCCACCTGGCACAAAACGGCCCCGGCGGCATGCTGGAAGTGCTGGAGCAGTTGCCCAAGCAGCGCAAGGTGCTTATCCACATCAACAACACCAACCCGATCCTGGATGAAGACTCGCCCGAGCGAGCCGAGCTGCTGCGACGCAATGTGGAAGTGGCGTACGACGGCATGAGCATTGAATTGTAG
- the pqqF gene encoding pyrroloquinoline quinone biosynthesis protein PqqF — protein MPAPAHPHHLQLTLASGLRVSLHHAPRLKRAAAALRVAAGSHDVPLAWPGLAHFLEHLLFLGTGRFPASEGLMAYVQRQGGQVNASTRERTTDFFFEVPVSAFEAALERLGDMLAHPRLALEDQLREREVLQAEFIAWSQDATAQQQQALLEGVAADHPLRAFHAGNRDSLAVEREDFQQALRDFYEGFYHSGQMTLSLAGPQSLVELEALAHQFGAALKTAPLRRQTPAPALLAGNQRTYQHTDEHHWHQVVASEASPEALDFLCLWLNTSAPGGLLAELQSRQLVSAINATALYQFAGQALLDIKFTLDTQDAQQTTLIEELLHDWLSFFAHSDWAPLREEHALLLARKQQVSGALALARQDKELVLSEQSASSLKTLLDSLQLPPSRHAWQLPPTNPFLQPAAREERPGLIRGQTSAHRGLRTFAQDRSRGRKDFSALTFSQALPGDTDEGALYLRWHLDSPLDAELFPRLRENASQAGVQLSFETIGGHWQLKMLGLHEPMPAILEEVARELTRLDENAGASSSPAPAMAIRQLLKALPGYCADIPAAQQVAGRDRWSTARWQGLAVGLPAACETAIKSAAGKLPGQPQAAISELPSISSQHRWHEVRTDSSDAALLLFCPTATRSLADEACWRLLAHLVQAPFYQQLRVELQLGYAVFSDIRQYSGQTGLLFGVQSPSASLAQILDHLQAFLKQLPALINASELPNDLARQFSLDALPTSQAAELLWHAHLAGHPSDYIQQLQDFIQTRTREDLMVSAQQLNAAAGGWCCVANGACAAGSWQRSG, from the coding sequence ATGCCTGCGCCGGCCCACCCTCATCACCTTCAATTGACCCTGGCCAGCGGCCTGCGGGTTTCCTTGCATCATGCGCCGCGCTTGAAGCGCGCCGCGGCTGCCTTGCGCGTTGCAGCGGGCAGCCACGATGTGCCCCTGGCGTGGCCGGGACTGGCGCATTTTCTTGAGCATTTATTGTTCCTGGGCACCGGACGTTTTCCTGCAAGCGAAGGGCTGATGGCCTACGTCCAGCGCCAGGGTGGACAGGTGAATGCCAGCACCCGCGAGCGCACTACCGACTTTTTCTTTGAGGTGCCTGTTTCGGCATTTGAAGCCGCACTGGAGCGCCTGGGGGACATGCTCGCCCATCCGCGCCTGGCCCTGGAAGACCAGTTGCGTGAGCGCGAAGTATTGCAGGCGGAGTTTATTGCCTGGTCGCAAGATGCCACGGCGCAACAGCAACAAGCGTTGCTGGAAGGTGTTGCGGCGGATCATCCGTTGCGCGCGTTTCATGCGGGCAACCGGGATAGCTTGGCGGTAGAGCGTGAGGATTTTCAGCAGGCCTTGCGGGATTTTTATGAAGGTTTCTATCATTCCGGGCAGATGACCTTGAGCCTTGCGGGCCCTCAGTCGCTGGTGGAGCTGGAGGCATTGGCGCATCAGTTTGGCGCTGCGCTGAAGACTGCACCTCTGCGGCGACAGACGCCGGCGCCAGCGTTGCTGGCCGGCAATCAACGTACTTATCAACACACCGATGAACACCACTGGCATCAGGTGGTGGCAAGCGAGGCTTCCCCTGAGGCGCTGGATTTCCTCTGCCTGTGGCTGAACACTTCGGCGCCCGGCGGGTTGCTCGCCGAGTTGCAGTCGCGGCAGTTAGTCAGTGCCATTAACGCAACGGCGCTGTATCAATTTGCCGGACAGGCGTTGTTGGATATCAAGTTCACCCTGGACACTCAGGATGCGCAGCAGACGACACTGATCGAAGAACTGCTGCACGACTGGCTGAGCTTTTTCGCACACAGTGACTGGGCGCCCCTGCGGGAAGAGCACGCCTTGCTGCTTGCTCGCAAACAACAGGTCAGTGGTGCCCTGGCATTGGCCCGGCAGGACAAGGAACTGGTCCTGTCCGAGCAGAGCGCCAGCTCCCTCAAGACCCTGCTGGACTCGCTGCAATTGCCGCCGTCCCGGCACGCCTGGCAACTGCCGCCCACCAATCCGTTCCTGCAGCCGGCAGCCAGGGAAGAGCGCCCGGGGCTGATTCGCGGGCAAACCAGCGCCCATCGCGGCCTGCGCACGTTCGCCCAGGATCGCTCCCGTGGGCGAAAGGACTTTTCGGCGCTGACCTTCAGCCAGGCCTTGCCAGGCGACACAGATGAAGGCGCGCTCTACCTGCGCTGGCATCTGGATTCGCCGCTGGATGCAGAGCTTTTCCCACGGCTGCGTGAGAACGCCAGCCAGGCTGGCGTCCAGTTGTCTTTCGAGACAATCGGCGGTCACTGGCAGCTGAAGATGCTAGGGCTGCACGAACCCATGCCCGCGATATTGGAGGAAGTGGCACGCGAGCTGACCCGGCTCGACGAAAATGCCGGAGCGTCATCCTCCCCGGCGCCGGCAATGGCGATCCGGCAGTTACTCAAGGCATTGCCCGGGTATTGCGCCGACATCCCAGCTGCACAGCAGGTTGCTGGGCGAGACCGATGGTCAACCGCTCGCTGGCAAGGGCTCGCCGTGGGGCTGCCCGCCGCCTGCGAGACGGCGATAAAAAGTGCAGCCGGGAAACTGCCCGGCCAACCGCAAGCGGCTATCAGCGAACTGCCGTCAATCAGCAGCCAGCATCGTTGGCACGAAGTCAGGACCGATTCCAGCGACGCCGCGTTGCTGCTGTTCTGCCCGACAGCCACACGCTCCCTGGCGGACGAGGCTTGCTGGCGTCTACTCGCACATCTGGTGCAAGCGCCGTTCTACCAGCAACTGCGTGTTGAGCTTCAATTGGGCTACGCGGTGTTCAGCGACATCCGACAGTACAGCGGGCAAACCGGCCTGCTGTTTGGGGTGCAATCCCCAAGCGCGTCTCTTGCGCAAATACTTGATCACCTGCAGGCGTTCCTGAAGCAACTGCCCGCGCTGATCAACGCCAGCGAACTGCCGAACGATCTGGCCCGGCAATTTTCCCTCGACGCCCTACCCACTTCCCAAGCCGCTGAACTGCTCTGGCACGCGCACTTGGCAGGCCACCCGTCGGATTACATCCAGCAGCTGCAAGATTTCATCCAGACCCGCACCCGTGAGGATTTAATGGTATCTGCACAGCAACTCAATGCTGCTGCAGGCGGATGGTGCTGTGTGGCCAATGGCGCTTGTGCCGCCGGCTCCTGGCAACGATCTGGCTGA